The nucleotide window GGGAGGAGCAGGAGAAAGATCTCTTCAGGAAACACCCACTTGGGCAGTGGCTGTGGTGTGCAGTGTCTTTGTCATCCTCTCTGTCTTAATTGAACATGGAATCCATTCTCTTGGAAAGGTAATGCCTCAAACCACTTCTTCCAAAAATCTAGTAGTGATTTTCTAACAACATAGTATGTATATACATGATAGTGGTTTCAGAAAAAGCAAAAGAAGGCAATGAATGAAGCCTTGGAGAAGATCAAATCAGGTAATTAATTAAGTCATAAGCTTATGTGTAATAGATGTACATATAGTGGAGTGAGTCCAAAATGATTTGAATTTGTTGCAGAATTAATGCTGTTAGGATTCTTATCGCTTCTACTTACATTTGGAAcaaattatataaagaaaatatgcaTCCCTCACAGTATTGGGGACACCATGCTTCCATGCAAGAAGGTGGTTTCACATGGTGGTGATGGTAGGAGACACTTGCTTTCTTTTGAGACGGAGGACGACAATGATGTGTTGTCATGGCGTCGCATTCTAGCAACTTCTATCTCCGGCGACGACTATTGCTCAACCAAAGTCAGGGACAATCAACTTTCAAATTatatcagaataaaaaatactacaaaAATTAGTCaccatatattatattatgagaaattaaattCCTATTTTGTTGGCAAGGCAGGGTAAAGTGCCACTGATATCTGCTTCAGGGTTGCACCAGTTGCATATATTCATATTCGTCCTCGCTGTTTCTCACATTTTCTACAGCGTCATGACTATGGTCCTATCTCAAGCAAAAGTAAGTTTAATAAATAAACTTACATACATCATCAGTTATGAATTGATGTTTGTGGTATTATATGAACTTTCTTAACAGATGAAGAAATGGAAGTCTTGGGAAGCAGAGACATCCTCCTTGGAGTATCAATTTTCAAATGGTAATTTTATCAGATGATAGTCGTATATATGCTTATTAATCTTATTAATATATTGATCTCTTGTGTTAGATCCTGCAAGATTCAGGTTAGCACATCAAACATCATTTGTTAAACAACATTCAGGGTGGTCTAGGATGCCCGGAATTCGATGGATTGTGAGTTCTACTTCCATCAATTCTTTCAATCactacaaataataataagaaactcaaaatatatatacaataatgtAGGTGGCGTTCTTCAGGCAATTCTTTGCATCTGTGACCAAAGTTGATTACATGACTATGCGACATGGATTTATAAATGTATGTGCTAAGTAATTATTCCAAGCTTATTATGGTTGAGTTCTATTTGTTACCTGAGTTCATTATAATTAATAACAGGCACATCTTGGTCCCAATAGCAAATTCAACTTCCATAAGTATATCAAAAGATCTATGGAGGACGATTTTAAAGTGGTTGTTGGTATCAGGTAGATTGTTatacatatatgtatatgtgtgtgtgtgtgatgttaatgttaataattttgatgttaatgttttcttgttttgcagTATGCCACTTTGGGTTTCTGCTATCATCTTTCTGCTTTTAAACGTTTATAGTAATATTCTTGCTCTCTTTCAAACACACTCATAAGCATATTATTTCCCATATTGGAGGCTTACTTaattaacattaattaattaattactgtATTCTTGCAGAATGGAACACGCTCACCTGGCTCTCATTCATCCCATTAGTGGTGATCGTGAAACTGAAACCATTACTACTAATAATAACTTgttaatgtgtatatatatataatattggtGCATGCAATTGCAATTTGCagatacttttattagttggtACGAAGCTTGAGCTAATAATAATGGAAATGGCGCAAGAAATCCAAGATAGAACCACAATTGTAAGAGGGGTGCCAGTGGTGGAGCCAAATAACAAGTATTTCTGGTTCAATCGCCCCCAGTGGATCCTATTCTTGATACACTTCACCTTATTCCAGGTGTGTGTGAGTGtgacatgcttattttgcagtccattaaaattattataatcatatattttttcgtTTGCGTGCAGAATGCCTTTCAAATAGCCCTTTTCCTCTGGACAGTGGTAAGTACTAATTCTACGTTATCTTCTTGCATGATTAAACCCTCTTTGATATTACTCGTCAAGTTGAagttgaattaaatttttgagaGGGGCAGCACTTTTATtaaaggaaaagtctagggggccagcagttttgtttaattttggccagcatttaaccagcagagaaaggtgaaccattggatgaaatctcacaccaatctcacaccatcaaatcatcattgatggctagttgatggctaacaatcacaaaaattgctggccccctagcattgctctttaTTAAAATCTGTCTAGCACTTAATCAGCAAAAGAAAACTGAATTATTTCATACCATTAAAaacactaataataattaattgatagcTACAAATTACAAAACCTGTTGTCCCCTAACACTCCTCTTAAATATATTTGGACGATAAGGTATGCTTCATAAATTAAGAACACAGAATGTAGAtacatataaaagagaaatgaaaAGTCTATAGCTCAAGTCAATATGAgtgaatattttaatatattttggtGGGGTTGGTTGAAAGTGAtttgtaattcgaaccaactgAATTTAAATTCTATATATAGACTTTATGCAAGTAAAAAGACTTCATTGATACCGATTTATCAATGATCTTCAATGGCTGTAAATCGAAACCATTGCATTTGATTTAGTAGAAATGGTAAATCGAAACTATTTATTTCGATTCACTAGGGGGCACAATTCAAAACCCATTGATTTGATTTACCATCAACTTCTCAACCCAACGTTTAAACCCCTAAACCTACTAAATCAaatcatattgattcgaattatatttaGAAGCCCAAAATCGAATATAGTAAATTCGATTTATGAACATGTTTTACCCATTGCGAAGTTCTTTTATAAGTGATTTGTAGTACGAATGGCCAACGTTATAAATGGTTTGTTAAGAGTCACAATGAATGGTCATATGAGAATAATATTTTCATGAGTAACTGGTCGTTTTTATATGAGGTTATCTTCTGTTACAATCGAATTATAATCACCGGATCaccttatattatatttttggcTTCCTAATGTTGCTACtttataataatggtaatttttttgttcttcgCTATATATGCAGTATGAGTTTAAGATCAAGTCTTGCTTCCATGAAAACTTGAAACTAATACTGATAAGGGTCATCCTTGGGGTATTCTTACAATTCATATGCAGTTATATTACATTCCCCCTCTATGCCCTAATAACCCAGGTATATACTATTTACAAGTTTTCTGTCTTGTCTCTGTCGCGCTAGCTAGTTGAATGAAAGCAAACATGTTCATTTTCTTGCAGATGGGATCACACATGAAGAAAGCAATATTTGAGGAGCAAACAGCAAAGGCCATTAAGAAATGGCAAAAGACAGCAAAGGACAGAACAAAGTTAAGGAAAGCAGGGATGGATAATGTTAGTAACTCAGGTTACATGAGTGGAGAAACAACACCAAGCCAAGGAACATCGCCAATTCATTTGCTTCACAAGTACAAGCCTAGTAGCGACCACACAGATACCGAGAGTGTTCTCTATTCTCCACGTTCATACCCTTCTGATACTGAGTTATCTGAGACTGAATTAGCATATACTCATCATCATCGTATTCAACTCAATGAGATTACAACATCACATGGACATGGACCTCCAAATAACAGACAGGAAACTCATAatgttgatttttcttttgaCAAGCCTTAAATTTGAACCACTTGTGCGTGCATATGCCAATGGCACCCTAATTAATTAACCCTTCATGATATTAGACAAATTTGTGTTCGAAGTCGCATATATAGCAACAGAAACTAGAAAAGATTTGTGACCTGTCTACATTTTTGCTAAGGTTATGTacttgattttatttttgaaacagAAATATAGAAATAGAAAGATAGAAAGGAATATTTTTCTATCTCAACGTATAaagttataaaatttttgtatctTGAAAACAGAAAAGATGTTGTATTCGGTGTGCTTGTAAAAAGgaatataataattaagaagCTATGGCTtggtattaaaataaaaagttaggccaaataaaaaaatcaggAACCAACCAATTCTTTTTAGTCAATAATTACCTAATAATTTTTTCTCTTGAAGTTTCTCTTTCCATTCATCTTGCCATTGATAgtcttttaataaaaatgtttcaTTAATATTTGAATCCATTGCTATTTTTCCATATCAACATAACataatttgtcaaaaattttattcGTACACCAAAATTAACCactaaaatcaatcactaatgtatttgtatatatatacatatatgtgtgatttaatttattttcaatgtatatttggatttcaacatatattttatattagtaactaaCTTTGAcggttaattttaatgtacacgtaccatcaaaaatttatttaagtcaaactttattttgtttgttaaaatctccttaaaattttaagattttgtaTTTCTTTCTGATGGGCTTTAGCACTTTTTTTTCTCTGGGCTTTACGAAGTCTGGCTCCTTCAATATATtgataaaagtaaaatattaatttgatattttgGTTTTTCTGAAAAGACACAACACTAAAATATATTGATAAGTTAAAataaagcaaagaaaaaaaatggggGTCTTTTTTTTGTTCTAGGATGAGTGAAGTACAACAATATTGtcgttttgatatttttttttttccaagaaAAGCACTATAGTACAAATGTAAATTGGACAGAGATATGAACATGTGGGGTTGTTGTCTTCTAGGAGGTTTTGTGTTGGGGattgtcaaaaattttttattggctCTGTCATTTGGTTG belongs to Arachis duranensis cultivar V14167 chromosome 8, aradu.V14167.gnm2.J7QH, whole genome shotgun sequence and includes:
- the LOC107460274 gene encoding MLO protein homolog 1-like isoform X2, coding for MAGGEGGAGERSLQETPTWAVAVVCSVFVILSVLIEHGIHSLGKKKQKKAMNEALEKIKSELMLLGFLSLLLTFGTNYIKKICIPHSIGDTMLPCKKVVSHGGDGRRHLLSFETEDDNDVLSWRRILATSISGDDYCSTKGKVPLISASGLHQLHIFIFVLAVSHIFYSVMTMVLSQAKMKKWKSWEAETSSLEYQFSNDPARFRLAHQTSFVKQHSGWSRMPGIRWIVAFFRQFFASVTKVDYMTMRHGFINAHLGPNSKFNFHKYIKRSMEDDFKVVVGISMPLWVSAIIFLLLNVYKWNTLTWLSFIPLVILLLVGTKLELIIMEMAQEIQDRTTIVRGVPVVEPNNKYFWFNRPQWILFLIHFTLFQNAFQIALFLWTVYEFKIKSCFHENLKLILIRVILGVFLQFICSYITFPLYALITQMGSHMKKAIFEEQTAKAIKKWQKTAKDRTKLRKAGMDNVSNSGYMSGETTPSQGTSPIHLLHKYKPSSDHTDTESVLYSPRSYPSDTELSETELAYTHHHRIQLNEITTSHGHGPPNNRQETHNVDFSFDKP
- the LOC107460274 gene encoding MLO protein homolog 1-like isoform X3; translation: MAGGEGGAGERSLQETPTWAVAVVCSVFVILSVLIEHGIHSLGKWFQKKQKKAMNEALEKIKSELMLLGFLSLLLTFGTNYIKKICIPHSIGDTMLPCKKVVSHGGDGRRHLLSFETEDDNDVLSWRRILATSISGDDYCSTKGKVPLISASGLHQLHIFIFVLAVSHIFYSVMTMVLSQAKMKKWKSWEAETSSLEYQFSNDPARFRLAHQTSFVKQHSGWSRMPGIRWIVAFFRQFFASVTKVDYMTMRHGFINAHLGPNSKFNFHKYIKRSMEDDFKVVVGISMPLWVSAIIFLLLNVYKWNTLTWLSFIPLVILLLVGTKLELIIMEMAQEIQDRTTIVRGVPVVEPNNKYFWFNRPQWILFLIHFTLFQNAFQIALFLWTVLYYIPPLCPNNPDGITHEESNI
- the LOC107460274 gene encoding MLO protein homolog 1-like isoform X1 codes for the protein MAGGEGGAGERSLQETPTWAVAVVCSVFVILSVLIEHGIHSLGKWFQKKQKKAMNEALEKIKSELMLLGFLSLLLTFGTNYIKKICIPHSIGDTMLPCKKVVSHGGDGRRHLLSFETEDDNDVLSWRRILATSISGDDYCSTKGKVPLISASGLHQLHIFIFVLAVSHIFYSVMTMVLSQAKMKKWKSWEAETSSLEYQFSNDPARFRLAHQTSFVKQHSGWSRMPGIRWIVAFFRQFFASVTKVDYMTMRHGFINAHLGPNSKFNFHKYIKRSMEDDFKVVVGISMPLWVSAIIFLLLNVYKWNTLTWLSFIPLVILLLVGTKLELIIMEMAQEIQDRTTIVRGVPVVEPNNKYFWFNRPQWILFLIHFTLFQNAFQIALFLWTVYEFKIKSCFHENLKLILIRVILGVFLQFICSYITFPLYALITQMGSHMKKAIFEEQTAKAIKKWQKTAKDRTKLRKAGMDNVSNSGYMSGETTPSQGTSPIHLLHKYKPSSDHTDTESVLYSPRSYPSDTELSETELAYTHHHRIQLNEITTSHGHGPPNNRQETHNVDFSFDKP